A window of the Methanoregula sp. genome harbors these coding sequences:
- a CDS encoding acetate--CoA ligase family protein: MSRQLVSEAQGYEILQKMGVPIPRYALATSITEAVSAAEKTGFPLVLKVVSPQIVHKSDAGGVITGIRNKEVLLGAYDKLLTNVRTYNPSATIEGIMVEQQLEKGLEIIIGGRIDPAFGKVITIGMGGTLVELIKDVSLRVLPVTATDINAMLHELNGYRLIKGFRNEPPRDKEALVNLIDTIAHFFMESTDIVEFDINPVFLYEHGLCAVDARFYTDDTPLPVKPEPVRPLPKELLHIKSIALIGASAEPNKVGYAVLRNLLSFPGTLYPVNPKHHMILGRTTYPSLTSLPGPVDVAIVIVPAKVVPSIVEEAGKKGISLVVIISSGFRESGPVGSELEDRVISLAKQYNIRIMGPNCLGLMFPHQGINSTFDPVSPKPGNLAFLSQSGAIITTMVDWSLPEEIGFSEVISVGNQADLTFEDYILFAADDPDTKAIIMYVEQIRNGRRFMEIVRQVTPKMPVVAIKAGSSKIGQMTAASHTGSLAGSYDVYQAAFWQSGVIPARSMREAFQTAQLLASEGYPKGIRAIVISNAGGFAVLSSDYADIMGIEMVEIPPAVIKELDSILPVDWNRRNPIDMVGDASADRFARTFDVMIRNQDLWDIAFIIAVPSAISDPIRVANELVRFSKSTHKMIVGCMIGGDSMKTPLRILRDSGIPNFPDLEDAFKAVGNICRHICWEEFHGRRCSTDNR; this comes from the coding sequence ATGTCGCGTCAACTGGTTTCAGAGGCACAGGGGTATGAAATTTTACAGAAAATGGGCGTACCGATTCCCCGGTATGCACTTGCCACTTCCATTACTGAGGCAGTTTCTGCTGCTGAAAAAACGGGATTTCCCCTGGTACTGAAAGTTGTCTCTCCCCAGATCGTCCACAAGAGTGATGCCGGCGGGGTGATCACCGGTATCCGGAATAAAGAAGTGCTGCTTGGCGCATATGACAAGCTCCTCACCAATGTCCGAACCTATAATCCGTCAGCAACAATTGAAGGGATCATGGTCGAGCAGCAGCTCGAGAAGGGACTGGAGATCATTATTGGCGGGAGGATCGATCCGGCGTTTGGAAAAGTGATCACTATCGGTATGGGCGGGACTCTGGTCGAACTGATAAAAGATGTATCACTACGGGTGCTCCCGGTCACGGCTACGGATATCAATGCCATGCTCCATGAGCTGAACGGGTACCGGTTGATCAAGGGGTTCCGCAACGAACCCCCCCGTGACAAGGAAGCACTGGTAAACCTTATCGACACCATTGCACATTTTTTTATGGAGAGCACTGATATCGTGGAATTCGATATCAATCCGGTCTTTCTCTATGAGCACGGGCTGTGTGCGGTGGATGCCCGGTTCTATACGGATGACACCCCCCTTCCTGTGAAACCGGAACCCGTCCGGCCACTACCCAAAGAACTGCTCCATATCAAATCCATCGCATTGATCGGTGCTTCTGCTGAACCCAACAAGGTAGGCTATGCGGTACTTCGCAATCTTCTCTCGTTTCCCGGAACACTCTACCCGGTAAATCCGAAACACCATATGATCCTTGGCCGCACCACCTATCCTTCACTTACCTCCCTTCCCGGCCCGGTCGATGTTGCAATCGTGATTGTCCCGGCAAAGGTTGTCCCTTCGATAGTAGAAGAAGCAGGAAAGAAAGGGATATCTCTTGTCGTGATCATCTCCTCAGGATTCCGGGAGAGTGGGCCTGTGGGAAGTGAACTGGAAGATCGTGTCATTTCCCTTGCAAAACAATACAATATCCGGATTATGGGTCCCAACTGCCTGGGGCTCATGTTCCCGCACCAGGGGATCAATTCCACCTTTGATCCGGTCTCTCCAAAACCCGGAAATCTTGCCTTCCTGTCCCAGAGCGGGGCGATTATCACAACCATGGTGGACTGGAGTCTGCCCGAAGAGATTGGGTTTTCTGAAGTGATCAGTGTCGGCAACCAGGCAGATCTCACCTTTGAAGATTATATCCTCTTTGCTGCTGATGATCCGGACACAAAAGCCATCATCATGTACGTAGAGCAGATCCGCAACGGCAGACGTTTCATGGAGATCGTGCGGCAGGTCACACCAAAAATGCCGGTTGTGGCAATAAAAGCCGGTTCATCGAAAATTGGCCAGATGACTGCTGCATCCCATACGGGTTCCCTTGCGGGCAGTTACGATGTATACCAGGCAGCCTTCTGGCAATCCGGTGTAATCCCTGCGCGATCGATGCGGGAGGCATTCCAGACCGCCCAACTCCTCGCATCGGAAGGGTATCCCAAAGGTATCCGTGCAATTGTGATCAGCAATGCGGGGGGTTTTGCGGTCCTGTCTTCCGATTACGCAGACATAATGGGTATTGAGATGGTGGAGATTCCCCCGGCGGTAATCAAAGAACTGGACTCCATCCTGCCCGTAGACTGGAACCGGCGCAACCCCATCGACATGGTCGGTGATGCAAGCGCAGACCGGTTCGCCCGTACATTCGATGTGATGATCCGTAACCAGGATCTCTGGGATATCGCTTTTATTATCGCAGTCCCATCGGCTATTTCCGATCCGATCCGCGTTGCCAATGAGCTGGTCCGGTTCTCAAAAAGCACGCACAAGATGATTGTCGGGTGCATGATCGGTGGCGATTCGATGAAGACCCCCTTGCGGATATTGAGGGATTCCGGCATCCCCAACTTCCCGGATCTTGAAGATGCATTCAAAGCAGTAGGCAACATCTGCCGGCACATCTGCTGGGAAGAGTTCCACGGGCGCCGGTGCAGTACAGATAACCGGTAA
- a CDS encoding PAS domain S-box protein: MISVLFVDDNTDLFAQVRSFLEKTGEIKIDNAHTIKQAIEKLKGRNYDVIVAYEQQPDVNGIEFVSDMNGIEFIKYLKSVGNVTPVILLGRRSSGKVAVMEVAHGTEIAFPKTGDLRPQLFEMVNLIKQTMLRKRSEREIKAQNEQLAAILSATPLGIFQARNGIIEWVNRQFPAILGYDESQLVGKDLRAFLSSPEDFDLISRELQIKRDAQGVSHATCLFVKKDKKTIACQLQVLPLDTRDICKGGTFVVTDISEKQKIADALKESEAKYREVIQNTQSIIIRMDMQGIITFFNHYALTFFDYTSDEVIGKNVNSTIIPAKTRSGNDLSMMADDLGFNAEGYAVNVNENVRRNGDRVWIAWINKAIRDEKGHIVEILCIGNDITDRKRDGVVRISTDTWKDLVVADSDVKEEVFDAVFHICTEISIEGREGKPVGTTFLIGDTKNVLEKSRQIILNPFEGHSPEARRIMNPELKENIKALAQLDGAFIITGDGFVESVGRYITVDTSSVKLPPGMGTRHNSVAAITQVTKTVGIVVSQSGGVITIFRNGQILKKITL, translated from the coding sequence ATGATCTCTGTTTTGTTTGTCGATGACAATACGGATCTTTTTGCACAAGTGCGCTCGTTTTTAGAAAAGACCGGGGAGATCAAGATCGATAATGCCCATACCATAAAACAGGCCATTGAAAAACTTAAAGGCCGCAATTACGATGTTATCGTTGCGTACGAGCAGCAGCCGGATGTGAATGGCATTGAATTTGTCTCGGATATGAACGGGATCGAGTTCATCAAGTATCTCAAATCCGTGGGAAATGTAACCCCGGTTATCCTGCTCGGCAGGAGAAGCTCGGGTAAGGTTGCCGTTATGGAAGTTGCCCACGGAACTGAGATTGCCTTTCCGAAAACAGGTGATCTCCGGCCGCAACTTTTTGAGATGGTCAACCTGATCAAGCAGACCATGCTGCGCAAGAGATCCGAACGCGAGATCAAGGCGCAGAATGAACAGCTTGCCGCCATCCTCTCTGCAACCCCGCTGGGTATCTTCCAGGCACGCAATGGCATCATCGAATGGGTGAACCGCCAGTTCCCTGCTATTCTCGGGTATGATGAGTCGCAGTTGGTGGGAAAAGATCTCCGGGCATTTCTCTCATCTCCTGAAGATTTTGATCTTATCTCCCGGGAACTGCAGATCAAACGGGATGCACAGGGAGTTTCCCACGCGACGTGCCTCTTTGTGAAAAAAGATAAAAAAACCATTGCATGCCAGCTTCAGGTGCTGCCTCTCGACACCCGCGACATCTGTAAAGGCGGAACATTTGTCGTAACCGATATTTCAGAAAAACAGAAGATTGCCGACGCATTAAAAGAGAGTGAGGCAAAGTACCGCGAAGTTATCCAGAACACCCAGAGTATCATCATACGGATGGACATGCAGGGTATTATCACGTTCTTCAATCACTATGCACTCACCTTCTTTGATTATACCAGCGATGAAGTGATTGGAAAGAACGTCAACAGCACGATCATTCCGGCAAAGACCCGTTCGGGTAATGATCTCTCCATGATGGCAGATGATCTGGGTTTCAATGCCGAAGGATATGCCGTCAACGTGAATGAAAATGTCCGGCGCAACGGTGACCGGGTGTGGATCGCCTGGATCAATAAAGCCATCCGCGACGAGAAGGGGCATATTGTAGAGATTCTCTGTATCGGTAATGATATCACGGACCGTAAAAGGGATGGCGTTGTGCGAATCAGTACGGATACCTGGAAAGACCTCGTAGTAGCAGACAGCGATGTAAAAGAAGAAGTCTTTGATGCAGTCTTTCACATCTGCACGGAGATCTCTATTGAAGGACGGGAAGGAAAACCGGTAGGGACAACATTTCTCATTGGCGATACCAAAAACGTGCTGGAAAAGTCCCGCCAGATCATCTTAAATCCGTTCGAAGGACATAGCCCGGAAGCCCGCCGTATCATGAATCCTGAGCTCAAGGAAAATATCAAGGCCCTGGCCCAGCTTGACGGAGCGTTTATCATTACCGGGGATGGTTTTGTCGAATCTGTGGGACGTTACATTACCGTCGACACGAGCAGTGTCAAACTCCCCCCGGGGATGGGGACACGGCATAACTCGGTTGCGGCCATTACGCAGGTTACAAAAACGGTGGGTATCGTCGTCTCCCAGAGCGGCGGCGTGATCACCATCTTCCGGAACGGGCAGATCTTGAAAAAGATTACGTTATAA